A section of the Meles meles chromosome 8, mMelMel3.1 paternal haplotype, whole genome shotgun sequence genome encodes:
- the LOC123948440 gene encoding olfactory receptor 52M1, translating into MLPSHNVCSIPSSFQLTGIPGLESLHMWLSIPFGSMYLVAVVGNVTILAMVKVEHSLHQPMYFFLCMLAVIDLVLSTSTMPKLLGIFWFGAGDIGLDACLAQMFLIHCFATVESGIFLAMAFDRYVAICNPLRHTTVLTHTVVGRLGLAALLRGVLYIGPLPLMIRLRLPLYKARVISHSYCEHMAVVTLACGDSRVNNVYGLSIGFLVLILDSMAIAASYVMIFRAVMGLATPEARLKTLGTCGSHICAILIFYVPIAVSSLIHRFGHQVPPPIHTLLANFYLLIPPILNPIVYAVRTKQIRERLLQILKTETKKK; encoded by the coding sequence ATGCTCCCTTCTCACAATGTCTGTTCAATACCCAGCTCCTTCCAGCTCACCGGCATCCCAGGGCTGGAGTCCCTGCATATGTGGCTTTCCATCCCCTTTGGCTCCATGTACTTGGTTGCTGTGGTGGGGAATGTCACCATTCTGGCTATGGTAAAGGTGGAACATAGCCTGCACcaacccatgtacttcttcctgtgTATGTTGGCTGTCATTGACCTGGTTCTGTCCACTTCTACTATGCCCAAACTGCTGGGAATCTTCTGGTTTGGTGCTGGGGACATTGGCCTGGATGCCTGCCTGGCTCAAATGTTCCTCATCCACTGCTTTGCCACAGTCGAGTCAGGCATCTTCCTTGCCATGGCTtttgaccgctatgtggccatttgCAACCCACTCCGTCACACTACAGTGCTCACTCATACTGTGGTGGGACGTTTGGGGCTGGCTGCCCTCCTCCGAGGTGTACTATACATTGGACCTCTGCCTTTGATGATCCGCCTGAGGCTACCCCTTTATAAAGCTCGTGTCATCTCCCACTCCTACTGTGAGCACATGGCGGTGGTCACCTTGGCGTGTGGTGACAGCAGGGTCAACAATGTCTATGGGCTGAGCATTGGCTTTCTGGTCCTGATCCTGGACTCCATGGCCATCGCTGCCTCTTATGTGATGATTTTCAGGGCTGTGATGGGGCTGGCCACACCTGAGGCCCGGCTTAAAACCCTGGGGACATGTGGTTCTCACATCTGTGCCATTCTGATCTTTTATGTTCCTATTGCTGTTTCTTCTCTCATTCACCGATTTGGTCACCAAGTGCCTCCTCCAATCCACACTCTACTGGCCAACTTCTACCTCCTCATTCCTCCAATCCTCAATCCCATTGTCTACGCTGTCCGTACCAAGCAGATCCGTGAGCGGCTTCTTCAAATCCTAAAGACAGAAACCAAGAAGAAAtga
- the LOC123948774 gene encoding ATP synthase F(0) complex subunit C1, mitochondrial-like, whose translation MEVKGVKIRENATTGALLISPALICCCTRDLIRPVFASLLRRPEIPAKQPSYSSSLVQVARLEFQTSVVSRDTDTAAKFIGTGAAIVDVAGSGTGIRTVFGSLMIGYANNLSLKQQLFSCAILGFALSEAMGLFCLIVTFLILFTM comes from the exons ATGGAGGTCAAAGGTGTGAAGATTAGAG AAAATGCGACCACAGGGGCACTACTCATTTCTCCAGCTCTGATCTGCTGTTGTACTAGGGATCTAATCAGGCCTGTGTTTGCCTCCCTCTTGAGAAGGCCAGAGATCCCAGCTAAACAGCCATCCTACAGCAGCTCCCTGGTCCAAGTGGCCAGACTAGAGTTCCAGACCAGTGTTGTCTCCCGGGACACTGACACAGCAGCAAAGTTTATTGGCACTGGGGCTGCCATAGTTGATGTGGCTGGTTCAGGGACTGGCATTAGAACAGTGTTTGGCAGCTTGATGATTGGCTATGCCAACAACCTGTCTCTCAAGCAGCAGCTCTTCTCTTGTGCCATTCTGGGCTTTGCCCTGTCTGAGGCCATGGGGCTCTTCTGTCTGATAGTCACCTTCCTCATCCTCTTCACCATGTGA
- the LOC123950003 gene encoding olfactory receptor 52M1-like, protein MFMSNNACLVPSSFWLTGIPGLQSLHIWLSIPFSSMYLMAVVGNVTILAVIKVERSLHQPMYFFLCMLAVIDLVLSTSTMPKLLAIFWFGAHSIDLDACLTQMFFIHCFATVESGIFLAMAFDRYVAICDPLRHTSVLTHAAVSRLGLVALLRGVLYIGPLPLMIRLRLPLYRTQIVAHSYCEHMAIVTLACGDTTVNNLYGMGIGFLVLILDSFAITASYVMIFRAVMGLATPEARLKTLGTCSSHICAILVFYIPIAVSSLTHRFGHHVPPHIHILLANFYLLIPPILNPVVYAVRTKQIRERLLHVLKAGTQPK, encoded by the coding sequence ATGTTCATGTCTAATAATGCCTGCTTGGTGCCTAGTTCTTTCTGGCTTACTGGCATTCCAGGGCTGCAATCCCTGCACATCTGGCTCTCCATCCCCTTCAGCTCTATGTACCTGATGGCTGTAGTGGGGAATGTGACCATCTTGGCAGTGATAAAGGTGGAACGCAGCCTGCACcaacccatgtacttcttcctgtgCATGTTGGCTGTCATTGACTTGGTCCTGTCAACCTCTACCATGCCCAAACTGCTAGCCATCTTCTGGTTTGGGGCCCACAGCATTGACCTGGATGCCTGCTTGACCCAGATGTTCTTCATCCATTGCTTTGCCACTGTTGAGTCAGGAATCTTCCTTGCCATGGCTtttgaccgctatgtggccatctgtgaCCCATTACGCCACACCTCCGTGCTCACTCATGCCGCAGTGAGTCGTTTGGGCCTGGTTGCCCTCCTTCGTGGAGTACTCTACATTGGACCCCTGCCTCTGATGATTCGCCTGAGGCTGCCTCTTTACCGGACCCAAATCGTTGCCCATTCCTATTGTGAGCACATGGCGATAGTTACCTTGGCATGTGGTGACACAACAGTCAACAACTTATATGGAATGGGAATTGGCTTCCTGGTATTGATCCTGGATTCATTCGCCATCACTGCCTCCTATGTGATGATTTTCAGGGCTGTAATGGGGTTGGCCACCCCTGAGGCTAGGCTTAAAACCTTAGGGACATGTAGTTCTCACATTTGTGCCATTCTTGTTTTCTATATCCCTATTGCTGTTTCTTCTCTCACTCACCGCTTTGGCCATCATGTGCCTCCCCATATCCATATCCTTTTAGCCAACTTTTACCTTCTCATCCCACCCATCCTCAACCCAGTTGTCTATGCTGTCCGCACCAAACAGATTCGAGAGAGACTTCTCCACGTTCTCAAGGCAGGCACTCAACCCAAGTGA